A portion of the Streptomyces coeruleoprunus genome contains these proteins:
- a CDS encoding VOC family protein, with translation MEILGTTLRICVDDLDTAVAFYERLTGSPALRFERGGVNVAAVGCFLLMSGPESELEVLRKVTATIAVEDVDAAHTTLTEVGAKVLAGPVPTPVGRNLIAVHPDGSVFEYVDRRRTEPAGR, from the coding sequence ATGGAGATCCTGGGCACCACGCTGCGTATCTGCGTCGACGATCTGGACACCGCGGTCGCGTTCTACGAGCGGCTGACCGGCAGCCCGGCGCTGCGGTTCGAGCGCGGCGGCGTCAACGTGGCGGCGGTGGGCTGCTTCCTGCTGATGAGCGGTCCGGAGTCGGAGCTGGAGGTGCTGCGCAAGGTGACCGCGACGATCGCGGTGGAGGACGTGGACGCCGCGCACACGACGCTCACCGAGGTGGGGGCCAAGGTGCTGGCGGGCCCGGTGCCCACGCCGGTGGGCCGCAATCTGATCGCGGTCCATCCGGACGGCTCGGTCTTCGAGTACGTCGACCGCAGGCGTACGGAACCCGCCGGCCGCTGA
- a CDS encoding DUF6204 family protein — translation MGTRHTYRVIVRGVWDGLTDEARQRLLAEVDAHGLDALRFTEEGSLAYDAALRRFSYRFVVVCDAEEGEEMAAMIAEERAEAALRALGYGHRDLTSSTTDMDTMKINDRGRRAAGAASRR, via the coding sequence ATGGGGACGCGGCACACGTACCGGGTGATCGTGCGCGGGGTGTGGGACGGGCTGACGGACGAGGCCCGGCAGCGGCTGCTCGCCGAGGTGGACGCGCACGGCCTGGACGCCCTCCGGTTCACGGAGGAGGGGTCTCTCGCCTACGACGCCGCGCTGCGGCGCTTCAGCTACCGCTTCGTCGTGGTCTGCGACGCCGAGGAGGGCGAGGAGATGGCGGCCATGATCGCCGAAGAGCGCGCGGAGGCGGCGCTGAGGGCGCTCGGGTACGGCCACCGCGATCTGACCTCGTCCACGACGGACATGGACACCATGAAGATCAACGATCGGGGCCGGCGGGCCGCGGGGGCAGCATCTCGGCGGTGA